CGTGGCCGACCCCGCGAAGACGTTCTTCACTTTCGACTGCAACCCGACCGCCTCCGACCAGAAGTACGCGGCGAATCAGCAGGCGTGTCGTGTCTTCGCCCGCAACCACGGCATCAAGGTCTTTGACGTCGACGCGGGTATCGGAACTCACATCGCGGTTGACAATGGGTTAATCGGTCCCGGTGACACCATCGTCTCGACCGACTCGCACGCCAACATCCTCGGCGCAATCGGGACGTTCGGCCAGGGCATGGGCGACCAGGACATTGCCCACGCCTGGGCCTACGGCAAGGTCTGGTTCGAAGTGCCGGCAACGGTGAAAGTCGAACTGGTCGGCATGCCGAGACCCGGGACAACCCCAAAGGACGTCGGGCTTGCCCTGCTCCGCCACTTCGGCGCGAACGGTCTGCTCGGGCTTGCCGCCGAAGTCTACGGTGAGTACGCGGACAAGCTGAGCCTGGACGGCAGACTGACCATCTCGTCGCTTGGCACCGAGATGGGAGCGATAATCATCTTCTTTCCGCCGAATCAGGCCATCCTGGACTACTGCCGCCAGGCGAAGGTCAGGGCTCAGGGTTCAGGGACCGGGGAGCAGTCCCAAATCCCCGACCCCCAATCCCCGCCCCCCATCTACCAGGCTGACACGGACGCCGTCTACGAACGCAGCGAGCGAATCGACATAACCGACCTTGAACCGCTGATAGCGAAACCCGGCCACCCGGAAGACGTAGTCGCTGTTGCCTCGGTGGCAGGCCGCAAGATTGACTCGGCCTTCATCGGTTCCTGCACCAACGGACGCATGAGTGACTTGAAAGCCGCGGCCGAGATACTCAAGGGCCGCAAGGTTGCTCCCGGAGTCGTGCTGAAGGTCGTGCCCACGACTGATGAGATCTGGCGTGAAGCCCTGCGCACCGGTATCATCGAAACCCTCAAACAGGCGGGGGCCTTGGTGGGAAACGCGGGCTGCGCCGGCTGCGCTGCCGGACAGATCGGACAGAACGGCCCGGGCGAGGTGACGGTATCGACCGGTAACCGGAATTTCGCAGGCAAGCAAGGCAAGGGCGACGTATATATCGCTTCGCCCGAGACCACGGCCGCGTCGGCCATTGCCGGAGCTATAGTCAATCCGGGCGCCATCCCC
The nucleotide sequence above comes from bacterium. Encoded proteins:
- a CDS encoding aconitase family protein, which produces MTIVEKIIAAHSGTRDQGRRNEERPNSSLLSPTSSLLPQLKPGDIIELGIDVRVARDFGGANVVKNLEENGLGVADPAKTFFTFDCNPTASDQKYAANQQACRVFARNHGIKVFDVDAGIGTHIAVDNGLIGPGDTIVSTDSHANILGAIGTFGQGMGDQDIAHAWAYGKVWFEVPATVKVELVGMPRPGTTPKDVGLALLRHFGANGLLGLAAEVYGEYADKLSLDGRLTISSLGTEMGAIIIFFPPNQAILDYCRQAKVRAQGSGTGEQSQIPDPQSPPPIYQADTDAVYERSERIDITDLEPLIAKPGHPEDVVAVASVAGRKIDSAFIGSCTNGRMSDLKAAAEILKGRKVAPGVVLKVVPTTDEIWREALRTGIIETLKQAGALVGNAGCAGCAAGQIGQNGPGEVTVSTGNRNFAGKQGKGDVYIASPETTAASAIAGAIVNPGAIPVRPALFKPKPMAKASHDHRAPQSVSFVVEGRVWVIPKDNIDTDMIFHNRHLTVTDIREMGQYAFGNLAGWEHFSKNVQPGDIVITGKNFGAGSSRQQAVDCFKSLKIGLVIARSFGAIYFRNAVNVGFPVMVADLLDSGIKDGDRIRVNLTTGEIELLATGVKVQGRPFPPVQIEIYRKGGLLG